Proteins found in one Coffea eugenioides isolate CCC68of chromosome 5, Ceug_1.0, whole genome shotgun sequence genomic segment:
- the LOC113771070 gene encoding uncharacterized protein LOC113771070, producing the protein MEGTGQRLSRFYSRYGLGPAPSAPVFTGPVRKWKRKWVPSEPNKDNAVSGKRGHQHQEQDAPSLLLCRWTPLNSSGESSEPSKRKFRYTPVIAFEEKKKEAVERLDDDAARIEKNQSRADVIMTIDMPFEKPHFNDNFVEEMKEPGEDHAYFENLDLQL; encoded by the exons ATGGAAGGAACTGGGCAGCGGCTCAGCCGGTTTTATTCCAGATACGGATTAGGCCCAGCTCCATCTGCTCCAGTCTTCACCGGCCCTGTCCGAAAATGGAAGAGGAAGTGGGTTCCTTCAGAGCCCAACAAGGACAATGCCGTCTCCGGCAAGCGTGGCCACCAGCACCAGGAGCAGGACGCACCTAGCCTCCTCCTCTGCCGCTGGACCCCGCTAAACAGCTCCGGTGAGTCGTCGGAGCCCTCTAAGCGCAAGTTCCGCTACACCCCG GTTATTGCGttcgaagaaaagaagaaagaagctGTCGAAAGGCTGGACGATGATGCTGCAAGAATTGAAAAGAACCAATCTAGAGCAGATGTGATAATGACTATTGATATGCCCTTTGAGAAGCCGCACTTTAATGATAATTTCGTGGAAGAAATGAAG GAACCTGGTGAGGACCACGCATATTTTGAGAATTTGGATTTGCAGCTTTGA